Below is a genomic region from Persicimonas caeni.
GCAGTCACACGGGGCAGGGCGAGGAGGCGGGGCTTCGGCTCATCGCCGAGAATCTCGAGCGGGTCTATGAGACCGAAGAGGATGGCCAGTGGCAGGATGTCACTCTCTTGTTCGAAAACACAGCCGGGCAGGGCACCTGTCTGGGCTGGCGTTTCGAGCATTTGGCCGACCTATTCGAGCGCGTCTTCGATCCGACGCGCTTCGGCGTCTGCTTCGACACCTGTCACGCTCACGCCGCGGGCTACGACCTTACCGAGCGCGAGTCCTACGAGGCGGTCTGGCAAGAGTTCGACGCCATCGTCGGACTCGACCACCTCAAAGCCTTCCATCTCAACGACTCCAAGAAGCCGCTCGGCAGCCGCGTCGACCGCCACGAACTCCTCGGCGAAGGCGAAGTCGGCCTCGACGCGTTCCGCTTCCTGGTCAATGACGACCGGTTTGCCGATATCCCCGCGGTCGTCGAGACCCCGCCGCTCGAGAGCGGTGAGGACAGCTTCGCGGAGATGGTCGCGCTGCTCAAAGGGTTGCGGGCATAGCCCATCAATACACATCCCAAAAGATGTTGAACTGCCCGGTCAGCTGCTCGCTCGACTGCAGCTCGAGCTTCCAGCGCGGCGCGAAGCGGTAGTCGATCTTGAAGACGTTGAATCCCTCCCCCTCTTCGGCGCCCAGACGTAGCGAATACGACACGAAAATCTCCTCAGTGAGATAAGTGCCGACTTGGACGCGGGCGTCGCGGAAGCCCTCTTGGCCCGGCTGGACACGGACGACGTCGAGCGGAAGGGTGCCGGCGAGCTGCTGCTGGAGCAGGCTGGCGAAGATACCGCTCGCGGCCCCCAGGGCGAGGCCGGAGACGCGCGATTCCTCACCTGCGCCCGCCTGGCCGGGGGGGCGCCCGGTCATCAGCACGAAGATAATCTCGGTTTCACTCAACAGCGGGTCACTCTCGAAGACGAGCTTGGGTTCCTGCGCGCGGCCGGTGACGCGCACGATGACGCGCGGCTCGCCTTCGCTGGGCTCGCCAATCTCCTCGGTGATCTCGCGCGGGAGGTAGTTTAGCGCGCGAATGTCGAGCACTGGATTGGGCGGCGAGGCGCCGGTGAAGCGCACCGCGTTCTCCTGCTCCGGCACCTCGAACTCTTTGCCGAGGAGCTCGGCGTTGCCGCGAACCGTGTCGACGGTGCCCAGCATGCTCACGCGCGGGCCGGCAAGGTTGACGGTGACGTCGGCGGTAAACTCGACGTTGGCGATGGGGTGGCGCAGCCAGCTTCCGCGGTCGGCGACAAACCGAATCTGCAGGGGCGTCTTGTCCTCTTCTTCTGCTTCAGGCTGCTCGAGCAGGTTCTCCAGGTCGAGCACCTGGTTCTGGTCGGTGTGGCGTTTGAGCACCACGATTTCTTCGTCGAGCTCGGTGGGGTGCAGGTCGCCACCCTCGTCTTCGGGAATCGTGACCTCCAGCTCCTTGGCGTGGGCGCGAATTCTGTCGGCCTCACCGGTGAAGTCGCCGTCGACGTCGATCGTCGAGGTCACGTAGGCGGCGAAGCCTTCTGCGAAGCCGCCGAAGTTAAACTCCTTTGACTTGATCGTCGCCTCGAGCTCGGTGGGCGTGAATCCTTCGAGGTTCAGCGTGCCGTCGGCGCGCACCCAGCTGTCACCTTCGGCCACATTGAGCTTCTTGATGGCGACTCGCTCGCGAGTGGCCTGAACATTGAGGTCGATGTCCGTAAATCGACGCCCGTAAACGGGCAGGGTCACCGCGCCATCTTCAATCAGCACGTTGCCGAGGATGCGAGGTTGCTCCCAGGTGCCGTTGATGTCGACGTCGATCTCGAGCAGACCTTCAGGGTCACTCACATACTGATCCACGAGCTCCCCGGGCACCAGCGTGGCGAGTTGAATCGGGTCGCTCTTGATTCGAGCCTGAATCTGCCCCTCGTCGAGCACGCTGGCTCCTCGGGCCAGCGCCAGGATATCGGTGGTGATCGGTACGTCCGCCTCGGCGGTCATGACTTGGTTGTACCTTCGGCATACGAAAGCATCGGCTTTGAGCCGGCCGTTTTCGGCGCTGAAGCTCACCGCGATGCTGCCCGTTTGGCCGCGCGCCATCTCCGTGTCGAAGAGCCCGGCGCGCCCGTCGATGTCGGGCTCGCTCAAGGTTCCGCTGACAGTCGCGTAACCTGCGAGCACCCCTTTGTAGCGCGCAAACGAGTAGTCGATGGCCTGCAGCTTGGAAATCGGAACTTTGTTGAGCTGCACGGTCAGGTCGATCGGCAAGTCAGCCAGCGGCTGGTCGCCCACGATGGTCTCGGTGGGCAACGGAAATTTGCCGCTGGCGACGAAGATTTCGTCGGCATCCCATTCGAAGCGGAGCTGATCGATGTGCACCATTTGGTCGCGCAAGCGCAACTCGGTGGCCACATAGATGTCGCGGTACTGCTCCCAGCCGAAGTCGTCGGCGCGAAGCTCGAGGTTGAGGCGCGGGTCCGAAAACGTGCCGGCCCCGTCGATGTCGACCACGATATCGCCCTCGGCGTCGGCCTCGGCGAAGCTCTCGAGGGGGACTTCGCCCAGGTCGAGGTTCGAAACCTCCAACGACAGCTTGAACGGGAGTTGGGCAAGCGCCTTGTCCCAGTCGGGCGTGGGGCGTGTCTCGTCGAGGGTGCGACGCACCCAGTCAGCCAGCGGCATCGGCGTCGACGCGCGCGCTTCGACCACCGGTTCGCCGCGCCACACGAGTCGGTAGCGCGCATCAATGCCGCCCCGGCCTCCGGAGGGAGGGGTGTAATCGGCTTTCAGCGAGGTGGTGACCTGCTCGATCTCCAAGTATTCCCCGCCGATATCACCTGCAAAGCCGATATTATCCCCGGACAATTGCACTTGGATACGCGGATTTTGAATGGTGCCGGCGAGGTACAAGTTTGCGAAGATGGTGCCCGCCGCGTTGTACTCCTCGAGCACGGGCAGTGGCTCGTAGAACTCCTGGAGTGTCAGCGTCGGCACACGCATCTGCAGGTCCATCTTCCGGTTGCGTGGGATGTCGACGTCGCCGCTCAGATTCAGGTCGAGCGGAAGCTCTCCGGAGGCAGCCAGTATCTTGGTGTCATACGCCGTCGCCGACAGTTCGGAGATGTTCAGCAAGCGGTTTCGGTAGGTAGCCAATAGTTTCGCCGACAGCGGTCCGTACCCCTCGTAGTACGCGTTGGTCACGTACAACTCGATATTGATGACGGGGTTGCGCGCGGTGCCTTCGATGCTCAGTTCGCCGTTCACCGTGGCCCGTACGGGAGGAATCATCTTCTCGAGGCCAAACTTCTCGCGAAGCTCGCCCACTTTGACGTTGCCGAGTTCGACGCGCAGGTCTTGCTTGCCGCGAGTGCGGAAGGTGCCCTCGACGGTCAAGAACTGATCGTCGGTCTCGAGTCGCAATTGGTCGAAGCGTACTCCGTCCTCGGTTAGCTCGACTTTGGCGCCCTCGGGGACGCTGAGCGTCGCCTCGGGCGTCTCCAGCTCGAACTGGCGCAGTTCGAATTCTTGGAAGTCGGCATCGGCCTTTCCGGCGGCCTCCAGCGAAATCGGACCCGTCTCCTTGCGTTCGGCGCGGGCGGTGATGTCGAACTGGCGATCCTCTCCGAGCTCGATCTCGGCCTGTAGGGACTCGAGTTGCTCTCCAGCCGCCTCCACTCCGGTGGCGTCGATTCCGACGCTGCCTTCGATCGAGGGCAAGTCACCGCTCAAGTCGAGACGGAGCCTCCCCTGTTGAATTTTGTTGTCACCGGCGCGCAGGTCGGTCACGTCGGCGGTCCCTTTGGCGGAGAACCTGCCGAGCTCGGGGCCTTCGGGCGTCTGGTCGACCTGCGCGGTACCCTCGAGGTCGACCTTGGCGCTGCCGACGCGGTTGTCTTGGAATCGCCCTCCGCGCAGGCTGCCTTGAATATCCCACGAGAAGGGGCTGCCGAGTCCGCGGCGGTCGAGTTCGGCCTGGATGTCGGCTGCCTGAATGTCGATTGACGGGGTGCTCAGTCGGTCGACGCGAACGTCCCAGCTGCTCGAAAGGCTTCGCAACGCACCAAGAAAGTCGTCGACCGGCAGCTGGAGCACGCCTTGGCCTTTGGCATCCACGGCGAGCGATTGCGCTGCAAAGTCGGGCAGGTCGACATTCGCGCCCCGAATATCGGCGCTGAATTCGACGAAGCGCGCATCGGGCTGGCCTTCGACAGGCCCGATGCGGGTAAAGACATCGCCGCGGCTCGAACCGATGGCGTTGTTCTCGAGCTGGAAGTCTTGCAGACGCCAGTCCGCCGTCAATTCTCCCCGCTCGACATATCCGAGGGGCGATTGGGCATCGAGGTCGAGTTTGCCTTCGCTGACGAGCCTGATTCGGGCGAATTTGGTGCTCAATTCTCCCTGTCCGAGCTGCTCGCTCAGTTGTCTCATCTCCTCGTTGGCGTCGACCTCGAGTTGGACGCGGTAGTCCCCGTCGAGCCCGAAAGAACCCGCGATCTCGGCGCGTCCATAAGGCGTAATCGTCTCGAATCGATCGACGCTGTAGGTGCCGTCTTTGGCGGCGGCCTTCAGGTACATCGCGTCGACGCGGTAGTCGTCGACCTGCGAATTCTCGAGCGCCACCCGTGCCTCGGCTGTCAGCTCCTCGGGGTTGATCCCTTCGCCGGCGGCCAAGAGCGCGCCAGTCAAGTCGACATTTCTTCCGCCCAGATCGATGCACCGAGAAGGGCGCAATTGCGAGAATACCGCCGCGGCGTCGTAGCGCGGCTGGGTGAAGTCATCGCCCGCGAATGCCGCCGTGCCCGCCAAGGTGGTCGACGGATCCGAGCCACAGCCGAAGCGCACCAGATAAACGAAGTCTTTGAGGGTGCCACCCACGCTCGCCGAGGCCGTTATCGGGCCGGTGATGGGCGCATCTGGAGCGATCGCGCCTACGAGTTCGTCGTCGACGTCGGCTCGGGCGACCTGGACGAAGAATTCGTCGATGCCCATGACGACTTTGTTGCCCAACTCGTCGGTGCGGGTCTGGAAGTCGACCGCAGCCGTGATGTCTCGAGCCGAAGCGAGCGAGCCGAGGCGGAGTGTGGCGAGTGTCGTCTCCAAGTGCCCCGCGGAACGCTGCAAGTCGAGGTTCTCGGCGACAAACTCGTGCGCCTGTTGGGTCGCGTCGGTGTGGACCTCCGCGGCGAGCCGCTCGAGTTTTCCGCTCAACGCGCTGCCGCCGTACGTGTTGAACGAGCCGCGCAGCTCCAATCCTGTCGCGGCGGCTGCGGAGAGTTGACCTTGTGTCGTCCCCGACAGAATGGACACGATTTGCTTCTGGAGATCCCCGATGCTCGCCTCGGGCTCGTCGAGGCGCTCGAGCCAGGCCTCGAGGTCGGCGCGTCGCTCCTCGGAGAGATTGGTCTCGGTCGCTTGGTCGTCGACCCAGACGAGCAGCCCGTCGTCGATGGCCGCTCGAGCAATGGAGGCCTGAAATTGCGACGGAGGCTTCTTCTCCTCGGGTTGGTCCTTGGTGAGGGTCGCCAGGTTGAGGGTGCCGTCGTCGTAGCGGCGCGCGACGACCAGCGGGCGCTCGACCGAGATTGACTCGATACGCAACTCGCTTTCGAGCAGCTGAAGCAGGTCATAATCGGCGCTGGCTTCGGGCACGCGGGCTGCGACGTTGCCTCGCGCGTCTCGCAGGATAACGCCGTAGAGCTCGGCGCCCCCCAATAGTCCACCTTCGATGCGATCGATCTCGAGTTCGCCTTCGAGTGAGCCGCGCGCCGCCGACAAAATCCGGTCTTTGAGGAAGCTCTTGCCCGCCCCGGTTTGCAAGTAAATCCAGGCACCGAGCAGCACAAGAACCAGGAGCCCGACGATGACGCCGAGTGTGATTCCTAGTCTTTTGAGCCACTTACGCATAAGGCAGAGCGTCGTCCAATAGAGTTACGGCTAGAACGAGTGGCCGATACCGATAAAGAAGCTGTAGTCGAGGTTGAGCTGTTGCTGGACGGG
It encodes:
- a CDS encoding deoxyribonuclease IV, with translation MYVGAHESASGGPYTAVERALDDECEALQLFTKNNNRWTQRMWTEEEAAQFRQHYAKSGLKGVMSHSAYLINLCSKTAKTVEKSKVALADELTRCAMLGIPYLVLHPGSHTGQGEEAGLRLIAENLERVYETEEDGQWQDVTLLFENTAGQGTCLGWRFEHLADLFERVFDPTRFGVCFDTCHAHAAGYDLTERESYEAVWQEFDAIVGLDHLKAFHLNDSKKPLGSRVDRHELLGEGEVGLDAFRFLVNDDRFADIPAVVETPPLESGEDSFAEMVALLKGLRA
- a CDS encoding translocation/assembly module TamB domain-containing protein yields the protein MRKWLKRLGITLGVIVGLLVLVLLGAWIYLQTGAGKSFLKDRILSAARGSLEGELEIDRIEGGLLGGAELYGVILRDARGNVAARVPEASADYDLLQLLESELRIESISVERPLVVARRYDDGTLNLATLTKDQPEEKKPPSQFQASIARAAIDDGLLVWVDDQATETNLSEERRADLEAWLERLDEPEASIGDLQKQIVSILSGTTQGQLSAAAATGLELRGSFNTYGGSALSGKLERLAAEVHTDATQQAHEFVAENLDLQRSAGHLETTLATLRLGSLASARDITAAVDFQTRTDELGNKVVMGIDEFFVQVARADVDDELVGAIAPDAPITGPITASASVGGTLKDFVYLVRFGCGSDPSTTLAGTAAFAGDDFTQPRYDAAAVFSQLRPSRCIDLGGRNVDLTGALLAAGEGINPEELTAEARVALENSQVDDYRVDAMYLKAAAKDGTYSVDRFETITPYGRAEIAGSFGLDGDYRVQLEVDANEEMRQLSEQLGQGELSTKFARIRLVSEGKLDLDAQSPLGYVERGELTADWRLQDFQLENNAIGSSRGDVFTRIGPVEGQPDARFVEFSADIRGANVDLPDFAAQSLAVDAKGQGVLQLPVDDFLGALRSLSSSWDVRVDRLSTPSIDIQAADIQAELDRRGLGSPFSWDIQGSLRGGRFQDNRVGSAKVDLEGTAQVDQTPEGPELGRFSAKGTADVTDLRAGDNKIQQGRLRLDLSGDLPSIEGSVGIDATGVEAAGEQLESLQAEIELGEDRQFDITARAERKETGPISLEAAGKADADFQEFELRQFELETPEATLSVPEGAKVELTEDGVRFDQLRLETDDQFLTVEGTFRTRGKQDLRVELGNVKVGELREKFGLEKMIPPVRATVNGELSIEGTARNPVINIELYVTNAYYEGYGPLSAKLLATYRNRLLNISELSATAYDTKILAASGELPLDLNLSGDVDIPRNRKMDLQMRVPTLTLQEFYEPLPVLEEYNAAGTIFANLYLAGTIQNPRIQVQLSGDNIGFAGDIGGEYLEIEQVTTSLKADYTPPSGGRGGIDARYRLVWRGEPVVEARASTPMPLADWVRRTLDETRPTPDWDKALAQLPFKLSLEVSNLDLGEVPLESFAEADAEGDIVVDIDGAGTFSDPRLNLELRADDFGWEQYRDIYVATELRLRDQMVHIDQLRFEWDADEIFVASGKFPLPTETIVGDQPLADLPIDLTVQLNKVPISKLQAIDYSFARYKGVLAGYATVSGTLSEPDIDGRAGLFDTEMARGQTGSIAVSFSAENGRLKADAFVCRRYNQVMTAEADVPITTDILALARGASVLDEGQIQARIKSDPIQLATLVPGELVDQYVSDPEGLLEIDVDINGTWEQPRILGNVLIEDGAVTLPVYGRRFTDIDLNVQATRERVAIKKLNVAEGDSWVRADGTLNLEGFTPTELEATIKSKEFNFGGFAEGFAAYVTSTIDVDGDFTGEADRIRAHAKELEVTIPEDEGGDLHPTELDEEIVVLKRHTDQNQVLDLENLLEQPEAEEEDKTPLQIRFVADRGSWLRHPIANVEFTADVTVNLAGPRVSMLGTVDTVRGNAELLGKEFEVPEQENAVRFTGASPPNPVLDIRALNYLPREITEEIGEPSEGEPRVIVRVTGRAQEPKLVFESDPLLSETEIIFVLMTGRPPGQAGAGEESRVSGLALGAASGIFASLLQQQLAGTLPLDVVRVQPGQEGFRDARVQVGTYLTEEIFVSYSLRLGAEEGEGFNVFKIDYRFAPRWKLELQSSEQLTGQFNIFWDVY